The Salvelinus namaycush isolate Seneca chromosome 1, SaNama_1.0, whole genome shotgun sequence genome has a window encoding:
- the LOC120055690 gene encoding flavin reductase (NADPH)-like isoform X2, with amino-acid sequence MRSAQRQWPSKSVFPSVKMKIAVLGATGQTGQYLVNQALQQGHAVTAIVRNPGKLTVQHEKLKVVEGNIFSEDSLKLHFQGQDAVISCLGFPASFLSGVTGYTLSMRAAVNAMREAKVNRIITMTSWYTDPNSGTQSSYLIRFLLLPMIRSVLSNMFEMEHFLKKTQDVNWTVVRPPGLKNLPATGKEFLTHEGYFVPDSNGLPVGSAVGRGDVARFMLFLLNTDVWFNKAVAITTKNE; translated from the exons ATGCGATCAGCGCAGAGACAGTGGCCTTCCAAG agtGTATTTCCGAGTGTCAAGATGAAGATAGCCGTGCTTGGAGCCACTGGACAGACGGGACAGTATCTGGTGAACCAAGCTCTTCAGCAGGGACACGCTGTCACTGCCATTGTCAGGAACCCAGGGAAATTGACAGTGCAACATGAGAAATTAAAG GTGGTTGAGGGCAATATCTTCTCAGAAGACAGCCTTAAACTTCACTTCCAAGGACAAGATgcagttatatcctgcctggggTTCCCTGCATCCTTTCTCTCCGGAGTCACTGGATACACCTTGTCTATGAGGGCTGCAGTAAATGCCATGAGAGAGGCCAAAGTGAACCGCATTATCACCATGACTTCATGGTACACTGACC CTAACTCTGGCACACAGTCATCTTACCTCATCCGCTTCCTGCTGCTGCCAATGATCCGAAGTGTCCTTAGCAATATGTTTGAGATGGAGCACTTTCTGAAGAAGACACAGGATGTTAACTGGACAGTTGTCAGGCCGCCGGGTCTCAAGAATTTACCTGCCACAG GTAAAGAGTTCCTTACCCACGAGGGCTACTTTGTTCCTGACTCCAATGGCCTGCCTGTAGGAAGTGCTGTAGGAAGGGGTGATGTGGCTCGTTTCATGCTCTTCCTCCTCAACACCGATGTCTGGTTCAACAAAGCGGTTGCCATCACAACCAAAAATGAATGA
- the LOC120055690 gene encoding flavin reductase (NADPH)-like isoform X1, which yields MSQNSAEFPQLKSVFPSVKMKIAVLGATGQTGQYLVNQALQQGHAVTAIVRNPGKLTVQHEKLKVVEGNIFSEDSLKLHFQGQDAVISCLGFPASFLSGVTGYTLSMRAAVNAMREAKVNRIITMTSWYTDPNSGTQSSYLIRFLLLPMIRSVLSNMFEMEHFLKKTQDVNWTVVRPPGLKNLPATGKEFLTHEGYFVPDSNGLPVGSAVGRGDVARFMLFLLNTDVWFNKAVAITTKNE from the exons ATGTCTCAGAACTCTGCTGAATTCCCTCAATTGAAG agtGTATTTCCGAGTGTCAAGATGAAGATAGCCGTGCTTGGAGCCACTGGACAGACGGGACAGTATCTGGTGAACCAAGCTCTTCAGCAGGGACACGCTGTCACTGCCATTGTCAGGAACCCAGGGAAATTGACAGTGCAACATGAGAAATTAAAG GTGGTTGAGGGCAATATCTTCTCAGAAGACAGCCTTAAACTTCACTTCCAAGGACAAGATgcagttatatcctgcctggggTTCCCTGCATCCTTTCTCTCCGGAGTCACTGGATACACCTTGTCTATGAGGGCTGCAGTAAATGCCATGAGAGAGGCCAAAGTGAACCGCATTATCACCATGACTTCATGGTACACTGACC CTAACTCTGGCACACAGTCATCTTACCTCATCCGCTTCCTGCTGCTGCCAATGATCCGAAGTGTCCTTAGCAATATGTTTGAGATGGAGCACTTTCTGAAGAAGACACAGGATGTTAACTGGACAGTTGTCAGGCCGCCGGGTCTCAAGAATTTACCTGCCACAG GTAAAGAGTTCCTTACCCACGAGGGCTACTTTGTTCCTGACTCCAATGGCCTGCCTGTAGGAAGTGCTGTAGGAAGGGGTGATGTGGCTCGTTTCATGCTCTTCCTCCTCAACACCGATGTCTGGTTCAACAAAGCGGTTGCCATCACAACCAAAAATGAATGA